One segment of Dolichospermum sp. DET69 DNA contains the following:
- a CDS encoding ABC exporter membrane fusion protein yields the protein MVHKEKHLFSKSISVWPIMLASTGIVATGVISIYSLSYFQKTSKSAPAISSITATPTITAVAALGRLEPQGEVIRLSAPNSQTGIRVNQLLVKKGDKIRQGQVVAILDSYIPNLAALEKAKRQVEVSQANLQQVEAGAKRGDISAQQATISRLEADLRGSVFTQQATIARLEAELKNSETENNRYQKLYQEGAISASDADTKRLRMDTVKEQLNEANASLKRTIETLQKQLNESQARLNSIVEIRPTDVQLAQANVKSAIASVQQAQAELNLSSIRSPIDAQVLKINTWTGEIIGNKGILELGQTQQMYVVAEVYETDIKKVRLGQLVTITGEAFTGKLKGTVTDIGLQVGRQNIFNTNPGSDTDNKIVDVKIRIDKSADNQRVSSLTNLQVQALIQL from the coding sequence ATGGTACACAAAGAAAAGCACTTATTTAGCAAATCTATAAGTGTGTGGCCAATAATGTTGGCAAGCACTGGGATTGTAGCTACTGGTGTAATATCTATTTATAGTCTTTCATATTTTCAGAAAACTTCTAAATCAGCCCCTGCCATATCCTCTATTACTGCCACACCTACTATCACTGCTGTTGCTGCTTTAGGACGTTTAGAACCCCAAGGAGAAGTAATTCGTCTCTCCGCACCCAATTCTCAAACAGGGATAAGAGTTAATCAACTCCTAGTTAAAAAAGGAGACAAAATCCGTCAAGGACAAGTAGTAGCAATTCTTGATAGTTATATACCTAATCTTGCAGCCTTAGAAAAAGCAAAAAGACAAGTAGAAGTTAGTCAAGCGAATCTTCAACAAGTAGAAGCAGGGGCAAAAAGAGGTGATATTTCAGCGCAACAAGCCACGATTTCCCGTTTAGAAGCTGATTTACGAGGCTCGGTTTTTACTCAACAAGCCACAATTGCTCGTTTAGAAGCTGAACTAAAAAATTCAGAAACCGAAAATAACCGATATCAGAAATTATATCAAGAGGGTGCTATTTCTGCTTCTGATGCAGATACTAAAAGATTACGAATGGATACTGTAAAAGAACAGCTTAATGAAGCTAATGCGAGTTTGAAACGTACCATAGAAACTTTGCAAAAACAGTTAAATGAATCTCAAGCTAGACTTAATAGTATTGTAGAAATTCGCCCTACAGATGTCCAACTAGCTCAAGCAAATGTAAAAAGTGCTATAGCATCTGTTCAACAAGCTCAAGCCGAGCTAAATTTAAGTTCTATCCGTTCACCTATTGATGCTCAAGTCTTAAAAATTAATACTTGGACAGGAGAAATAATTGGCAACAAAGGCATATTAGAATTAGGACAAACTCAACAAATGTATGTAGTTGCAGAAGTCTATGAAACTGACATTAAGAAAGTTCGTTTAGGTCAATTGGTAACTATTACAGGTGAAGCTTTTACAGGAAAATTAAAAGGCACAGTTACAGATATTGGTTTACAAGTTGGTAGACAAAATATCTTTAATACTAATCCCGGTTCAGATACAGATAATAAAATAGTTGATGTGAAAATCCGAATTGATAAATCAGCAGATAATCAACGAGTTTCTAGCTTAACTAATTTACAGGTACAAGCACTTATTCAACTATAA
- a CDS encoding FtsX-like permease family protein has protein sequence MILNIPLPWLQLVKQKVRFFVALAGIAFISVLMFMQIGFQDALYASATQVHKHLQGDLFLISSQYKSLTSTQSFPRSRLYQILGFNGIESVEPLYVQFAKLKNPINGRKYPIYVLGFEPVKSIFKLPEVERDFQLLKIPDQVFFDRAARPEFGPIAEYFQNNKPITMEIFSYLGTIGYKVKVSGLFTLGPSFGVDGNLIVSSSTFLKIFPEHGVNKIDIGSIHLQPNANIKTILATLSNSLPKDVTVMTRQDFIDFEKSYWTLRTPIGFVFNLMVMMGFVVGVIVVYQILYSNISTHFVQFATLKAMGFRNKYLLNVVFQQAIILAVLGYIPGFAISLGLYDIAKDATKLPIVMDLSKGLLVFTSVIVMCLTSGFFSTNKLRKVDPAEIFN, from the coding sequence ATGATTTTAAATATACCCTTGCCTTGGCTACAATTGGTGAAACAAAAAGTGCGCTTTTTTGTAGCTTTAGCTGGTATTGCTTTTATTTCTGTGTTAATGTTTATGCAAATTGGGTTTCAAGATGCTCTTTATGCCAGTGCTACTCAAGTACATAAACATCTTCAAGGTGATTTGTTTTTAATTAGCTCCCAATATAAATCTTTGACTTCTACTCAAAGCTTTCCTCGCAGTCGTTTATATCAAATATTAGGTTTTAATGGCATAGAATCAGTTGAACCGTTATATGTGCAATTTGCCAAACTAAAAAATCCCATAAATGGCCGCAAATATCCTATTTATGTATTAGGGTTTGAACCTGTAAAATCTATCTTTAAATTACCGGAAGTTGAACGAGATTTTCAATTGCTAAAAATTCCGGACCAAGTATTTTTCGACCGGGCTGCACGTCCAGAATTTGGTCCCATTGCTGAATATTTTCAAAATAATAAACCTATAACTATGGAAATATTTAGTTATTTGGGAACTATTGGTTACAAGGTTAAAGTTAGCGGATTATTTACTCTTGGACCTTCCTTTGGTGTAGATGGTAATTTAATTGTTAGTTCTTCTACTTTCTTGAAAATCTTTCCAGAACACGGAGTAAATAAAATAGATATAGGCTCAATTCATCTGCAACCTAATGCTAATATTAAAACAATTTTGGCAACTTTATCTAATAGTTTACCCAAGGATGTCACAGTGATGACACGCCAAGACTTTATTGACTTTGAAAAAAGCTATTGGACATTAAGAACACCCATTGGATTTGTATTTAATTTGATGGTAATGATGGGTTTTGTAGTTGGGGTAATCGTTGTTTATCAAATCCTTTATAGTAATATATCCACTCATTTCGTCCAATTTGCTACACTCAAAGCCATGGGATTTAGAAATAAATATCTTTTGAATGTCGTATTTCAGCAAGCTATAATTTTAGCTGTCTTAGGTTATATTCCCGGTTTTGCTATTTCTTTAGGACTATATGATATTGCGAAAGATGCAACTAAATTACCAATTGTTATGGATTTAAGTAAGGGATTATTAGTATTTACGTCTGTGATTGTTATGTGTTTAACTTCTGGTTTCTTTTCTACAAATAAATTACGTAAAGTAGATCCAGCAGAAATCTTTAATTAA
- a CDS encoding DevA family ABC transporter ATP-binding protein, which yields MQYLTNNNILEITNLNHYFGHGKLVTQTLFDINLTIKAGEIVIMTGPSGSGKTTLLTLIGGLRSVQEGSLKFNEQELLGASNEELVQVRRKIGYIFQAHNLLDFLTAMQNVQMSLELQDNISQWESYIQSETMLNAVKLGDRMNYYPADLSGGQKQRVAIARALVSHPKLVLADEPTAALDSKSGRDVVNLMQQLAKEQNCTILIVTHDNRILDIADRIIDMEDGHLIR from the coding sequence ATGCAATATTTAACTAATAACAATATTTTGGAAATCACAAATCTTAATCATTACTTTGGTCATGGTAAATTAGTTACTCAAACTTTGTTTGATATTAATTTGACTATCAAAGCTGGAGAGATTGTGATTATGACTGGACCTTCTGGTTCAGGAAAAACTACTTTATTAACATTAATTGGTGGTTTGCGTTCTGTACAAGAGGGAAGTTTAAAATTTAATGAACAGGAATTATTAGGTGCCAGTAATGAAGAATTAGTTCAAGTCCGTCGAAAAATTGGCTATATTTTTCAGGCTCATAATTTACTAGATTTCCTGACGGCTATGCAAAATGTCCAAATGTCTTTGGAATTACAAGACAATATTTCTCAATGGGAATCTTATATCCAATCAGAAACAATGCTTAATGCTGTGAAATTGGGAGATAGAATGAATTATTATCCCGCTGATCTTTCCGGGGGACAAAAGCAACGGGTAGCCATTGCTCGCGCTTTGGTAAGTCATCCTAAGTTAGTATTAGCCGATGAACCTACGGCTGCATTAGATAGTAAATCAGGACGAGATGTAGTTAACTTAATGCAGCAATTAGCAAAAGAACAGAATTGCACTATTTTAATAGTTACCCACGATAACCGCATTTTAGATATTGCAGACAGAATCATTGATATGGAAGATGGTCATTTAATTCGTTAA
- a CDS encoding glucosamine-6-phosphate deaminase codes for MTELTKSFHVDHLLVEISASEAQMSENVAKITYQYLQNLLDKQDKVAILLATGNSQIRFLDALIVLGGIDWSRIILFHLDEYLGITSDHPASFRRYLRERVEQKISPHRFYYIEGDTLQPIAECDRYTQLLENQPIDLCCLGIGENGHLAFNDPAVADFQDPARVKLVKLDDVNRQQQVNTGYFANLADVPQYAFTLTIPMICTAKKIICLAPATRKAQVIKIMLTEDINTNCPASILRQQPQATLFLDINSARLL; via the coding sequence ATGACCGAACTTACAAAATCTTTCCATGTTGATCATTTGTTAGTGGAGATTTCCGCTTCAGAAGCTCAAATGTCGGAAAATGTGGCTAAAATTACATATCAGTATTTACAAAACCTGCTTGATAAACAGGATAAAGTGGCGATTTTATTAGCTACAGGAAATTCTCAAATTAGGTTTTTGGATGCTTTGATTGTTTTAGGGGGAATAGATTGGTCACGGATAATTTTATTTCATTTAGATGAATATTTGGGCATTACATCCGATCATCCTGCCAGTTTTCGGCGTTATTTGCGGGAACGGGTGGAACAAAAGATATCTCCTCATAGATTCTATTATATAGAAGGGGATACATTACAACCAATTGCCGAGTGCGATCGCTATACTCAACTCTTAGAAAATCAACCGATAGACCTATGCTGTTTAGGTATTGGTGAAAATGGACATTTAGCATTTAATGATCCAGCAGTCGCAGATTTTCAAGATCCTGCTCGAGTTAAACTTGTCAAACTGGATGATGTTAACCGTCAGCAACAAGTTAATACAGGATATTTTGCCAATTTAGCCGATGTTCCCCAATACGCATTTACTCTAACTATTCCCATGATTTGTACCGCTAAAAAAATAATTTGTTTAGCACCAGCAACGAGAAAAGCTCAAGTAATTAAAATCATGTTAACAGAAGATATTAATACTAATTGTCCCGCTTCTATTTTGCGTCAACAACCTCAAGCTACTTTATTTTTAGATATCAATTCTGCTCGTTTATTATAA
- a CDS encoding apocytochrome f: MRNALTFARLTRTAKAMVNTLLIAIATVTFFFTSDIAVPQTAAAYPFWAQQTAPATPREATGRIVCANCHLAAKPTEVEVPQSVLPDTVFKAIVKIPYNTSVQQVGADGSKVGLNVGAVLMLPQGFKIAPEDRIPEEMKKEVGDMTFTPYNDDSENVVIVGPLPGEEYQEIIFPILSPNPATDKNIHFGTYSVHVGGNRGRGQVYPTGEKSNNNVFNASATGTISKIAQTEDEDGNVKNLISITTASGDVVTDTVPAGPELIVAEGQAVATGDVLTNNPNVGGFGQRDVEIVLQDSSRVAWLIAFICLVMLAQVMLVLKKKQVEKVQAAEMNF; encoded by the coding sequence ATGAGAAATGCCCTTACATTTGCGAGGTTAACTCGCACTGCTAAAGCAATGGTTAATACCTTGCTAATAGCGATCGCTACTGTTACTTTTTTCTTCACTAGCGATATAGCCGTCCCCCAAACTGCTGCTGCTTATCCCTTCTGGGCGCAGCAAACTGCTCCAGCTACCCCCCGGGAAGCAACAGGACGAATTGTTTGCGCTAACTGTCACCTAGCGGCTAAACCCACGGAAGTAGAAGTTCCTCAATCTGTACTTCCTGACACTGTATTTAAAGCCATTGTCAAGATTCCTTACAATACCAGCGTGCAACAAGTAGGTGCTGATGGTTCTAAGGTTGGTTTAAATGTTGGTGCTGTATTAATGTTGCCTCAAGGTTTCAAGATTGCGCCAGAAGATCGCATTCCTGAAGAAATGAAGAAAGAAGTGGGTGATATGACATTCACTCCTTACAACGACGATAGCGAAAATGTCGTGATTGTTGGACCATTACCAGGTGAAGAATATCAAGAAATCATCTTCCCTATTCTTTCTCCTAACCCCGCTACAGACAAAAATATCCACTTTGGCACATACTCTGTTCATGTAGGCGGTAATCGCGGCCGTGGACAAGTTTACCCCACAGGTGAGAAGAGCAATAATAACGTGTTCAACGCTTCTGCTACGGGAACAATTAGCAAAATTGCTCAAACAGAAGATGAAGACGGTAACGTTAAGAATTTGATTAGCATTACAACTGCAAGTGGTGATGTTGTTACTGATACAGTTCCCGCTGGGCCTGAACTAATTGTAGCTGAAGGACAAGCAGTTGCAACTGGTGATGTTTTGACTAATAACCCCAATGTTGGTGGATTTGGTCAAAGAGATGTAGAAATCGTTTTACAAGATTCTTCCAGAGTGGCATGGTTAATTGCTTTCATCTGTTTAGTGATGTTGGCACAAGTAATGCTAGTTCTCAAGAAGAAACAAGTAGAAAAAGTCCAAGCTGCTGAAATGAATTTCTAA
- a CDS encoding cytochrome b6-f complex iron-sulfur subunit, giving the protein MAQFSQITDVPDMGRRQFMNLLTFGTVTGVAAGVLYPVVNYFIPPASGGAGGGTVAKNELGNDVIVSQFLDSHNVGDRTLVQGLKGDPTYIVVQSKEAITDYGINAICTHLGCVVPWNVAENKFKCPCHGSQYDATGKVVRGPAPKSLALAHAKVEEDKIVLTPWTETDFRTGDAAWWA; this is encoded by the coding sequence ATGGCTCAATTTTCACAAATCACAGATGTTCCCGATATGGGTCGTCGTCAGTTTATGAACCTGCTCACTTTTGGCACTGTTACCGGAGTGGCCGCAGGTGTATTGTACCCGGTTGTTAACTACTTCATTCCTCCTGCTAGTGGTGGCGCTGGTGGCGGTACAGTAGCCAAGAATGAATTGGGTAATGATGTTATTGTTAGTCAATTTCTGGACAGCCATAATGTAGGCGATCGCACTTTGGTGCAAGGACTCAAGGGAGATCCTACTTATATTGTAGTGCAAAGTAAAGAAGCGATTACTGACTACGGAATTAATGCTATTTGTACCCATTTAGGTTGCGTTGTTCCTTGGAATGTGGCTGAGAATAAGTTTAAATGCCCTTGCCATGGTTCACAATATGACGCTACTGGTAAGGTGGTTCGCGGTCCTGCGCCCAAATCTTTGGCTCTGGCTCATGCCAAAGTGGAAGAAGACAAAATTGTCCTCACACCTTGGACAGAAACCGATTTCCGCACTGGGGATGCCGCTTGGTGGGCTTAA
- a CDS encoding DUF3067 family protein produces MTGKELRQLLIDKWGQPYDVQFRRTHGKIFLQVMWKYFGQASFPLSETDYQTHLDSIVNYLNALGGTQQVENFITETKERPRLGKAVSIPLDLGERASEWIV; encoded by the coding sequence ATGACTGGAAAAGAATTACGCCAACTGTTAATTGATAAATGGGGACAACCTTATGATGTCCAGTTTCGCCGCACTCATGGCAAAATATTTCTGCAAGTCATGTGGAAATACTTTGGCCAAGCTTCTTTCCCCTTAAGCGAAACAGATTACCAAACCCATCTAGACAGCATTGTTAATTATCTCAACGCTTTAGGAGGAACACAACAAGTTGAGAATTTTATTACCGAAACTAAAGAACGTCCCCGACTTGGTAAAGCAGTTAGCATTCCACTAGATTTGGGTGAACGAGCTTCAGAATGGATCGTTTAA
- a CDS encoding DUF4101 domain-containing protein produces MRIPLDYYRILGLPLAASEEQLRQAYSDRIVQLPRREYSTTSISSRKRLIEEAYMVLLDTEKRKVYDQLYLANVYTPNKTADPVPPETLADNNSKDQDAQNLSIEITPEGFVGSLLILQELGEYELVLKLGRPYLVNKPNLVSLKTGHRVNQTEIPENPDLPDIILTVSLACLELGREEWQQGHYENAAVSLETGEELLAREGLFPSVRAEMAADLYKLRPYRILELLALPQTQIPKRRQGLELLQSILEDRCGIDGTGNDQSGLNIDDFLRFIQQIRHYLTVSEQHKLFELESKRPSAVATYLAVYSLIARGFAQRQPALIRQAKQMLMQLAKRQDVHLEQSLCALLMGQTEEATRVLELSQEYEALAFIREKSQDSPDLLPGLCLYSEQWLQQEVFPHFRDLSKQQASLKDYFADRQVQAYLESLPTDAQITNEWAVTNHQSFPQPDINHFRHHTNNSTEIQQYHHQTSNPELPETHIRPHPESTQVSIPRWNHPSTDGSAGNQTSQIPSTAVTPNRRPHPANGTPTAATNHQSPKRRRRKPSSNSIPQRFIQSQTNFLSSLDPKIRLVWLVLFSLGGLLVFSLLVSTAFGLVKNILFPSSSLHGEQLAIELNQPPITIPDPNSQTEPSNEELTKETAKEVIETWLSAKAAALGQNHEIDGLNEILTGVVLSQWQSVAQQEQEEKRYRQYEHNVEIIAVSKKGTDKDYVAVDAKVQEVTQFYQNSLQKKSSNEKLRVRYDLVRKKDKWLIQRMSVVSGQ; encoded by the coding sequence GTGCGAATTCCGCTTGATTATTACCGAATTCTAGGATTACCGTTGGCGGCAAGTGAGGAACAATTGCGACAGGCATACAGCGATCGCATTGTCCAATTGCCACGACGGGAATATTCGACTACATCCATATCTTCTCGCAAGAGGCTGATTGAAGAAGCTTATATGGTTTTATTAGATACCGAAAAGCGCAAAGTATACGATCAGCTTTACCTAGCTAATGTTTATACTCCTAACAAAACTGCTGATCCAGTTCCACCAGAAACCCTAGCAGATAATAACTCTAAAGATCAAGATGCTCAAAATCTGAGCATTGAAATCACCCCAGAGGGATTTGTCGGCTCTTTATTAATACTCCAAGAACTAGGAGAATATGAATTAGTATTAAAGCTTGGTCGTCCGTACTTAGTTAATAAACCTAATTTAGTTAGTCTCAAAACAGGTCATCGTGTTAACCAAACAGAAATTCCCGAAAACCCAGACTTACCAGATATTATCCTTACCGTCTCCCTAGCTTGCCTAGAACTAGGACGGGAAGAATGGCAACAAGGTCACTATGAAAATGCCGCCGTATCCTTAGAAACTGGTGAAGAACTATTAGCGCGGGAAGGCTTATTTCCCAGCGTCCGCGCCGAAATGGCTGCTGATCTTTATAAACTGCGTCCCTATCGCATCTTAGAACTATTAGCACTACCACAAACACAGATCCCCAAACGGCGGCAGGGGTTAGAATTATTACAAAGTATTTTAGAAGATCGTTGCGGCATTGATGGAACTGGCAATGATCAATCAGGGTTAAACATAGATGACTTTTTACGATTTATCCAGCAAATTCGTCATTATTTAACAGTATCAGAACAGCATAAACTCTTTGAATTAGAAAGTAAACGCCCCTCAGCCGTGGCTACATATTTAGCAGTATACTCCTTAATTGCTAGAGGTTTTGCTCAACGCCAACCAGCTTTAATTCGTCAAGCCAAGCAAATGTTAATGCAATTAGCCAAACGGCAAGATGTGCATTTAGAACAATCACTTTGTGCTTTACTCATGGGACAAACCGAAGAAGCCACCCGGGTTTTAGAACTAAGTCAAGAATATGAAGCTTTAGCTTTTATTCGGGAAAAATCCCAAGATTCACCAGACTTATTACCAGGACTGTGCTTATACAGCGAACAATGGTTACAGCAAGAAGTATTTCCCCACTTTCGGGATTTATCGAAACAGCAAGCCTCTTTAAAGGATTATTTTGCCGATAGACAAGTACAAGCTTATCTAGAATCTTTGCCCACAGATGCCCAAATCACTAATGAATGGGCAGTAACTAATCATCAATCCTTTCCCCAACCAGATATTAATCATTTCAGACACCATACTAATAACAGCACAGAAATACAGCAATATCATCACCAAACATCCAATCCTGAGTTACCAGAAACACACATTCGACCTCACCCTGAATCTACTCAGGTTTCCATACCAAGATGGAATCATCCATCAACAGATGGAAGTGCGGGAAATCAAACATCACAAATACCCTCAACAGCAGTAACCCCAAACAGAAGACCACATCCAGCCAATGGGACTCCGACCGCAGCGACAAACCACCAGTCTCCAAAACGCAGACGACGCAAACCCAGCAGTAATAGTATTCCCCAGCGGTTTATACAGTCTCAAACTAATTTTCTCAGTAGCCTAGACCCAAAAATCCGCTTAGTTTGGCTGGTTCTCTTCTCACTGGGAGGATTATTGGTTTTTTCACTGTTAGTATCAACAGCTTTTGGCTTGGTAAAAAATATCTTGTTTCCCAGTTCATCATTACATGGGGAACAGTTAGCAATAGAACTGAATCAACCACCAATCACTATTCCTGACCCCAACAGCCAAACCGAACCAAGCAACGAAGAACTAACAAAGGAGACAGCAAAGGAAGTAATTGAAACTTGGTTATCTGCCAAAGCCGCAGCTTTAGGACAAAATCATGAGATTGATGGTTTAAATGAAATTTTAACAGGCGTAGTTTTATCACAATGGCAGTCAGTAGCCCAGCAAGAACAAGAAGAGAAACGCTATCGCCAATATGAACATAATGTAGAAATAATAGCTGTCTCTAAAAAAGGTACAGATAAAGATTATGTAGCTGTAGACGCTAAGGTCCAGGAAGTTACTCAGTTCTATCAAAATAGTCTGCAAAAAAAATCCTCCAATGAAAAATTGCGGGTTCGCTATGATTTAGTTCGCAAAAAAGATAAATGGCTGATTCAGCGAATGTCAGTTGTCAGTGGTCAGTAG
- a CDS encoding DUF4912 domain-containing protein gives MAKERPPLEEMTLRQLRKVASEYCISRYSRMRKSQLLASIEDVQHSKFSLSSSPNLEAQETVEAAKFELGQEDRTGGSLADVDEALADLPAGYGDSRIVLLPRDPQWAYTYWDIPNDHKEALRRQGGQTLALRIYDVTDLDLDYQSPHSIQEYPADELAREWYLPIPVSDRDYVIDVGYRTADGGWLVLARSARVHIPPVYPSDWIEDVFITVDFEEDLRGKTFYELVPPSKKLPTAATAGANGNPIYEQIFDLAESAEAQRVAGSIFGSMQHVPGSAAPEQALSSYVFPSGVGMWAIPNVSGLTMSGVGMSGVGFSASAVPVRPRKFWLVADAELIVYGATEPDATVTIGGRPIKLNSDGTFRFQMSFQDGVIDYPILAVAADGEQTRSIHMKFERETPSRHTNTKDEAVLEWLA, from the coding sequence ATGGCAAAAGAACGCCCACCGCTAGAGGAGATGACATTACGGCAATTACGCAAAGTTGCCAGTGAATACTGTATATCTCGCTATAGCAGAATGCGGAAATCGCAGTTATTAGCATCAATTGAAGACGTTCAACATAGTAAATTTTCGCTCAGTTCATCCCCTAATCTGGAGGCACAAGAAACCGTGGAAGCAGCAAAATTTGAATTAGGTCAAGAAGATCGGACTGGTGGTTCTCTCGCTGATGTTGATGAAGCATTAGCGGATTTACCGGCTGGTTATGGTGATAGTCGGATAGTTTTATTACCCCGCGATCCTCAATGGGCTTATACATACTGGGATATTCCTAACGACCATAAAGAAGCACTGCGTCGTCAAGGTGGACAAACCCTAGCTCTGCGGATTTATGATGTCACCGATCTTGATCTAGATTATCAAAGTCCCCACAGTATTCAAGAATACCCTGCTGATGAACTAGCTAGAGAATGGTACTTGCCAATTCCCGTGAGCGATCGCGATTATGTAATAGATGTAGGTTATCGCACCGCTGATGGTGGTTGGTTAGTATTAGCGCGTTCTGCAAGAGTGCATATTCCCCCCGTCTATCCTTCCGATTGGATTGAAGATGTCTTCATCACTGTAGACTTTGAAGAAGACCTGCGCGGTAAAACCTTCTACGAACTTGTTCCCCCATCTAAGAAATTACCAACCGCTGCTACTGCTGGCGCTAATGGCAACCCCATTTACGAACAAATCTTTGATCTAGCAGAATCTGCTGAAGCTCAACGGGTAGCAGGTTCCATATTCGGTTCTATGCAGCACGTACCCGGTTCTGCTGCTCCTGAGCAAGCTCTCAGTTCCTACGTTTTCCCATCTGGTGTGGGTATGTGGGCTATTCCTAACGTATCTGGTTTAACCATGTCCGGTGTGGGAATGTCCGGTGTCGGTTTCTCCGCTTCCGCTGTTCCTGTGCGTCCTCGCAAATTCTGGTTAGTTGCTGACGCTGAATTGATTGTTTATGGTGCAACGGAACCTGATGCTACTGTCACCATTGGTGGTCGTCCCATTAAACTTAATTCAGATGGTACATTCCGCTTCCAAATGTCCTTCCAAGATGGTGTAATTGATTACCCAATTCTAGCTGTTGCGGCTGATGGTGAGCAAACCCGTTCTATTCACATGAAGTTTGAGCGCGAAACACCTTCTCGTCATACTAATACTAAAGATGAAGCTGTTCTAGAATGGCTTGCATAA
- a CDS encoding molybdopterin molybdotransferase MoeA gives MLSVKDAENIILNAVESLNQECNLEIVDLLTAYHRILATPVISYLDFPHWDNSAMDGFAVRYQDVQNSSSENPTFLEVVAEIPAGYQPQITIQPGQAARIFTGAIMPKGADTVVMQEKTNFQGNQVFILATPGPQEFVRHQGDFYQAGKELLPAGIPLNATEIAILAAAQLSKISVFRRPRVAIFSSGDELVTPEQTLQPGQIVDSNQYALAALVKELGAEVLMLGIVKDNPTALTEIINYAINNADIVLSSGGVSVGDYDYIDHILGSLGAEIHFRAVQMRPGKPLTFATFPNSLYFGLPGNPVSALVTFWRFVQPIIKKLSGINKGWEAKFIKVKSHSELKSNGKMETYIWGNLNLSNGIYEFYQAAGNLSSGNLINLAQTNALAVLPVGKTLVSIGEEVLVLSL, from the coding sequence ATGTTATCAGTCAAAGATGCAGAAAATATTATTCTCAATGCTGTAGAATCTTTAAATCAAGAATGTAATCTGGAAATTGTTGATTTATTAACAGCGTATCATCGCATTTTAGCAACTCCTGTAATTAGTTATTTAGATTTTCCCCATTGGGATAATTCCGCAATGGATGGTTTTGCTGTCCGTTATCAAGATGTGCAAAATTCCAGTTCTGAAAATCCCACATTTTTAGAAGTTGTGGCAGAGATTCCCGCAGGATATCAACCCCAAATTACTATCCAACCAGGACAAGCAGCAAGGATTTTCACCGGTGCAATTATGCCAAAAGGTGCAGATACTGTAGTTATGCAGGAAAAAACTAATTTCCAGGGAAACCAAGTTTTTATTCTTGCTACTCCTGGACCCCAAGAATTTGTTAGACACCAAGGGGATTTTTACCAAGCAGGAAAGGAACTTTTACCAGCGGGAATTCCCCTCAATGCCACAGAAATTGCTATTTTAGCCGCAGCACAATTATCTAAAATCAGTGTTTTCCGTCGTCCACGGGTGGCAATTTTTTCGAGCGGTGATGAATTAGTAACACCAGAACAAACGCTACAACCTGGACAAATTGTGGATTCTAATCAATATGCTTTAGCAGCTTTGGTAAAAGAATTAGGTGCAGAGGTGTTAATGTTAGGAATTGTTAAGGATAACCCAACTGCTTTAACAGAGATTATAAACTATGCCATTAATAATGCTGATATAGTTCTTTCTTCTGGCGGAGTTTCTGTTGGTGATTATGATTATATTGATCATATTTTAGGATCTTTGGGGGCAGAAATTCATTTTCGCGCCGTGCAAATGCGTCCAGGAAAACCTTTGACTTTTGCAACTTTTCCCAATTCCCTATATTTTGGTTTACCAGGAAATCCGGTTTCGGCTTTAGTGACATTTTGGCGATTTGTCCAACCGATAATTAAAAAACTTTCGGGAATTAATAAAGGTTGGGAAGCAAAGTTTATTAAAGTTAAATCCCATTCTGAATTAAAATCTAACGGGAAAATGGAAACTTATATTTGGGGTAATTTAAATTTAAGTAATGGTATTTATGAATTTTATCAAGCTGCTGGTAATTTAAGTTCTGGAAATTTAATTAATTTAGCTCAAACTAATGCTTTAGCTGTTTTACCAGTAGGGAAAACCTTAGTTTCAATAGGAGAAGAAGTTTTAGTTTTAAGTTTATGA